From a single Calothrix sp. NIES-2098 genomic region:
- a CDS encoding putative circadian clock protein KaiC has translation MIEKEQPEQIKTPLIGGVEKIRTMIEGFDDISHGGLPIGRTTLVSGTSGTGKTLLSLQFLYNGITYFDEPGVFVTFEESPSDIIKNAYIFGWNLQRLIDEGKLFILDASPDPEGQDIVGNFDLSALIERLQYAIRKYKARRVSIDSITAVFQQYEAMGVVRREIFRLVARLKQLSVTTVITTERSEEYGPVASFGVEEFVSDNVVIVRNVLEGERRRRTIEILKLRGTTHMKGEYPFTITNEGVNIFPLGAMRLTQRSSNVRVSSGVKTLDQMCGGGFFKDSIILATGATGTGKTLLVSKFIQDGCLNGEQAILFAYEESRAQLSRNASSWGIDFEELERQGLLKIICTYPESTGLEDHLQIIKSEIAVFKPARIAIDSLSALARGVSNNAFRQFVIGVTGYAKQEEITGFFTNTTDQFMGSHSITDSHISTITDTILMLQYVEIRGEMSRAINVFKMRGSWHDKGIREYNITADGPEIKDSFRNYERIVSGAPTRVSIDEKAELSRIVKRFEDKQSSDS, from the coding sequence ATGATTGAAAAAGAGCAACCAGAGCAAATTAAAACACCGTTAATTGGGGGTGTTGAAAAAATCCGCACAATGATTGAGGGCTTTGACGATATTAGTCATGGCGGTTTACCTATTGGGCGAACTACCTTAGTCAGTGGAACCTCAGGAACAGGCAAAACTTTATTATCTCTACAGTTTCTTTATAACGGTATCACGTACTTTGATGAACCAGGGGTATTTGTTACTTTTGAAGAATCACCCAGCGATATTATCAAAAATGCCTATATTTTTGGGTGGAATTTGCAACGTTTAATTGACGAAGGCAAATTGTTTATTCTTGATGCTTCGCCAGATCCTGAAGGTCAAGATATCGTCGGTAACTTTGACCTTTCGGCATTGATTGAACGTTTGCAATATGCAATTCGCAAATATAAAGCCAGGCGCGTTTCAATTGATTCGATCACAGCAGTATTTCAGCAATATGAAGCGATGGGAGTCGTGCGGCGAGAAATTTTTCGCCTCGTAGCAAGGCTGAAACAGCTGAGTGTCACGACTGTAATTACCACCGAACGTAGCGAAGAATACGGGCCAGTAGCTTCTTTTGGTGTGGAAGAATTTGTTTCCGATAATGTAGTGATAGTCCGCAACGTTTTGGAAGGAGAACGTCGCCGCCGCACAATTGAAATTCTCAAATTGCGCGGTACAACTCATATGAAAGGCGAATATCCTTTTACTATTACTAATGAAGGAGTCAATATCTTCCCATTAGGAGCAATGCGCTTGACTCAAAGGTCTTCTAATGTCAGGGTGTCTTCTGGTGTCAAAACCTTAGATCAAATGTGTGGTGGTGGTTTCTTTAAAGATTCAATTATTTTGGCAACAGGAGCCACCGGTACTGGTAAAACCTTATTAGTCAGCAAATTTATCCAAGATGGCTGCTTGAATGGCGAGCAAGCAATATTATTCGCCTATGAAGAATCACGCGCTCAACTTTCTCGTAATGCTTCTTCTTGGGGAATTGATTTTGAAGAATTAGAACGCCAAGGTTTACTGAAAATTATCTGTACCTATCCGGAATCAACTGGTTTAGAAGACCACCTACAAATTATTAAGTCAGAAATTGCTGTTTTCAAGCCAGCGCGGATTGCAATTGACTCGCTTTCCGCGCTAGCTAGAGGTGTTAGCAATAATGCATTCCGACAGTTTGTAATCGGTGTTACAGGTTACGCTAAACAAGAAGAAATTACTGGATTTTTTACCAATACAACCGATCAATTTATGGGGTCGCATTCCATCACTGACTCTCATATTTCCACAATTACTGACACAATCTTGATGTTGCAGTATGTAGAAATTCGTGGTGAAATGTCGCGGGCAATTAATGTATTCAAAATGCGGGGATCGTGGCATGATAAAGGTATCCGCGAGTACAATATTACCGCCGACGGTCCAGAAATTAAAGATTCCTTCAGGAATTATGAAAGAATTGTAAGTGGTGCTCCTACCCGCGTTAGTATCGATGAAAAGGCGGAACTTTCTCGCATAGTTAAACGTTTTGAAGATAAGCAGAGTTCCGATTCCTAA
- a CDS encoding outer membrane efflux protein, which translates to MKGQQLFHSFLPGVTVAVLTTQPAWAGTVKVNRVQSASSPSVLTSNYGRTLVAEVTNTQIPYIADRKFSSLVTSSNWMSLNAKPLSHHSTLILKAGNASSIKSQIVRENQGIFDSLSPNSFPAQPSDLNASVNREQKQKNSANSGQQLEKIVVPTFDSKPIAAQQNNLLLSASQQPKTQKKNFNTQLQAVVPSAINNTSSAKLLAITTCSQQKGTASLMLNGTCTPRMAARDLVAQGNTITTPGKSTPAPGSSLQIPTVPGTTNSTPGSSLQIPTVPGTTNSTPGNSLQIPTIPGTTNSTPAGAVQVPENLIPNPNPLQYPTKPEEVKVQGNQPITLAQALELARRNNRQIQVTQLELERSRAALREAQAALFPNLGLSTDITRERTVSDTYRVKVQEQQQEGLPPAFRQPIDPAPSNTNFNGQAQLSYDIYTSGRRQANIRAAEEQVRFNELALENQFEEIRLSVSTDYYNLQQRDEEVRIAQSAVTNAQASLRDAEALERAGVGTRFDVLRSQVNLANSQQDLTTAVSLQQIARRQLAARLSLPQSVNISAADPVRLAGLWNQTLEQSIVLAFQNRPDLQQQLAQRNINEQQRRQALAGLGPQVSLVASYQLFDQFNDDISVADGYSVGVRATLNLFDGGAARARAAQARANIAIAETQFADLRNQVRFEVEQSYSTQQSNLQNVQTANAALEQAREALRLARLRFQAGVGTQTDVINSENDLTRAEGNRVRAILDYNRALAQLQRSVTTRAFR; encoded by the coding sequence GTGAAAGGACAGCAATTATTCCATAGTTTCTTGCCTGGCGTAACAGTAGCAGTGTTAACAACCCAGCCCGCTTGGGCTGGTACTGTGAAAGTAAATAGGGTACAATCGGCGTCTTCTCCTAGTGTTTTGACTTCTAATTATGGTCGAACCTTGGTTGCGGAGGTCACAAACACACAAATACCCTACATAGCAGACCGTAAGTTTTCAAGTTTAGTAACTTCAAGTAATTGGATGTCACTGAATGCGAAACCTTTAAGTCATCACAGTACATTAATACTAAAAGCAGGAAATGCTAGTTCGATAAAATCACAAATAGTTAGGGAAAATCAAGGTATATTTGATAGTTTGTCACCTAACTCTTTTCCTGCGCAACCTTCAGATTTGAATGCTTCTGTTAACAGAGAACAAAAACAGAAGAACTCAGCTAATTCTGGACAGCAATTAGAGAAGATCGTCGTTCCTACTTTTGACTCCAAACCTATTGCTGCCCAGCAAAACAATTTGCTGTTATCTGCTTCACAGCAACCCAAAACTCAGAAGAAAAATTTTAATACTCAGTTGCAGGCAGTTGTACCATCTGCAATCAACAATACAAGTTCGGCAAAGCTGTTAGCAATAACCACTTGTTCGCAGCAAAAAGGAACAGCTTCTTTAATGCTGAATGGAACTTGTACGCCAAGAATGGCTGCACGGGATTTAGTGGCTCAGGGTAATACGATAACTACGCCGGGAAAATCGACTCCTGCACCTGGTAGTTCTTTGCAAATTCCCACCGTACCAGGAACCACAAACTCTACGCCTGGTAGTTCTTTGCAAATTCCTACAGTACCAGGAACCACAAACTCTACACCTGGTAATTCTTTGCAAATTCCCACCATACCAGGAACTACAAATTCCACACCTGCTGGTGCTGTTCAAGTTCCAGAGAATTTGATTCCTAACCCCAATCCTCTGCAATATCCTACAAAACCAGAGGAAGTAAAGGTTCAAGGAAATCAGCCAATTACTTTAGCACAAGCTTTGGAGTTAGCAAGACGCAACAATCGACAGATACAGGTAACTCAATTGGAGCTAGAGCGTAGTCGAGCAGCGCTACGAGAAGCACAAGCTGCCCTATTTCCCAATCTAGGTCTTAGTACTGATATTACACGCGAGCGTACTGTTTCGGATACCTATCGGGTAAAAGTTCAAGAGCAGCAACAAGAAGGGCTACCGCCTGCATTCCGTCAACCCATTGATCCTGCTCCTAGCAATACAAATTTTAATGGTCAAGCACAACTTTCATACGACATCTACACTTCTGGGAGACGGCAAGCTAACATTAGGGCGGCTGAGGAACAGGTTCGCTTTAATGAGTTGGCTTTAGAGAATCAGTTTGAGGAAATCCGGCTGAGTGTCTCTACAGACTATTACAATCTGCAACAACGCGATGAAGAAGTACGCATTGCCCAGTCGGCTGTAACGAATGCCCAGGCTAGTTTGCGGGATGCGGAAGCTTTAGAGCGTGCTGGGGTAGGTACTAGGTTCGATGTGCTGCGTTCTCAGGTGAATTTAGCTAATTCGCAACAAGATTTAACTACTGCTGTTTCCTTGCAGCAAATCGCTCGCCGTCAGTTAGCGGCTCGGTTGAGTTTGCCACAGTCAGTGAATATTAGTGCCGCAGACCCGGTAAGATTAGCTGGCCTTTGGAACCAGACATTAGAACAAAGTATTGTGCTAGCTTTTCAAAACCGTCCTGATTTGCAACAACAATTGGCACAACGCAACATCAACGAGCAACAACGACGGCAAGCTTTAGCAGGACTAGGCCCGCAGGTGAGTTTGGTTGCTAGCTACCAACTTTTCGATCAGTTTAATGATGATATTAGTGTTGCCGATGGTTACTCGGTAGGAGTGAGGGCAACCCTGAATTTGTTTGATGGAGGAGCAGCAAGGGCAAGGGCAGCGCAAGCAAGAGCTAATATTGCGATCGCAGAAACTCAATTTGCTGACCTCCGTAACCAAGTCAGGTTTGAGGTTGAACAGTCCTATTCCACTCAGCAATCTAATTTGCAGAACGTTCAAACCGCTAACGCGGCTCTCGAACAAGCCAGAGAAGCTTTACGTTTAGCACGGTTGCGTTTCCAAGCTGGTGTAGGTACTCAAACTGATGTGATTAACTCGGAAAATGATTTGACAAGAGCTGAAGGTAATCGCGTGCGGGCAATTTTGGATTACAACCGCGCATTGGCTCAATTACAACGCTCTGTCACCACCAGGGCATTCCGTTAA
- a CDS encoding RNA-binding S4 domain-containing protein encodes MLPREELLKSVENRDSVARVIDQAEQAIKTWEVVLTDFLSPPELAEIQRAFSRLTEVQLVAWGGYPQAERQRLAIARSEMPLDPSQVALAALEIAGNFLFDTATHRDFLGAMLGTGIVREKTGDIIVLGERGAQAIVAPELTEFLEMNLKQVRSVPVKTQRIEFSELKVREPKKKELTTVEASLRLDAIASAGFGMSRSKMVDLIDSGDVRVNWKEVSQASSQVKTGDLIAIRGKGRLEVGEVAVTKKDRYRVQLTRYM; translated from the coding sequence ATGTTGCCCAGAGAAGAACTTTTAAAAAGTGTTGAAAATCGAGATAGTGTAGCTCGTGTTATCGATCAAGCGGAACAAGCAATCAAAACTTGGGAAGTTGTTTTGACAGATTTTCTATCTCCCCCAGAATTAGCAGAAATTCAACGAGCGTTCAGTCGGCTAACAGAGGTGCAATTGGTAGCTTGGGGTGGATATCCCCAAGCAGAACGCCAAAGATTAGCGATCGCTCGTTCCGAAATGCCTTTAGATCCATCCCAAGTCGCTTTGGCTGCATTAGAAATTGCCGGTAATTTCTTGTTTGATACCGCCACACACCGCGACTTTTTAGGCGCAATGCTGGGAACGGGAATCGTCCGAGAAAAAACCGGGGATATTATTGTTTTGGGCGAACGCGGCGCACAGGCAATTGTCGCACCAGAGTTGACAGAATTTTTAGAGATGAATCTCAAACAGGTGCGATCGGTTCCGGTAAAAACCCAGCGAATTGAGTTTAGCGAGTTAAAGGTTCGAGAACCCAAGAAAAAAGAATTAACCACTGTTGAGGCTTCTTTGAGGTTGGATGCGATCGCCTCTGCGGGTTTTGGCATGTCCCGCAGCAAAATGGTCGATTTAATCGACTCCGGTGATGTCCGCGTCAATTGGAAGGAAGTCTCTCAAGCGAGTTCTCAAGTCAAAACAGGAGACTTAATCGCCATTCGCGGTAAAGGACGCTTAGAAGTTGGGGAAGTGGCTGTTACTAAAAAAGACCGTTACCGAGTTCAATTAACCAGGTATATGTAA
- a CDS encoding transferase hexapeptide repeat protein — MLGKTEKQKMLAGELYFAEDPELVGENKRACRLLRMYNATTEEQQEQRRQILQELFGKIGQKASIVPPFHCDYGSNIYAGDRFYMNYGCVILDCNTVHIGENVLCAPYVQIYTAYHPIEPEIRLSGRELATPVKIGNNVWIGGSVIICLGVTIGDNTTIGAGSVVVKDIPANVVAVGNPCRIIRHLS; from the coding sequence GTGCTCGGAAAAACAGAAAAACAAAAAATGCTGGCAGGCGAGTTATACTTTGCAGAAGATCCAGAATTAGTTGGTGAAAATAAGCGAGCTTGTCGTCTATTGCGAATGTACAACGCTACAACGGAAGAACAGCAAGAGCAGCGACGACAAATTTTGCAAGAATTGTTTGGAAAGATAGGTCAAAAAGCATCGATTGTGCCGCCTTTTCACTGTGACTATGGCAGTAATATTTATGCTGGCGATAGATTTTATATGAACTATGGCTGCGTGATTTTAGATTGCAATACAGTTCATATTGGTGAAAATGTGTTGTGCGCTCCTTATGTGCAGATATACACTGCCTACCATCCTATAGAACCGGAAATTCGATTGTCTGGCAGGGAACTTGCTACCCCAGTTAAAATTGGGAATAATGTCTGGATTGGTGGCAGTGTAATTATTTGTCTGGGAGTAACAATTGGTGACAATACTACTATTGGTGCTGGTAGTGTAGTAGTCAAAGATATACCTGCAAATGTGGTTGCTGTGGGCAATCCCTGCCGCATTATTCGGCATCTATCTTAG
- a CDS encoding response regulator receiver modulated diguanylate cyclase with PAS/PAC sensor — MFAHKILVVEDEKILALDIRNSLQKLGYFVIEITTSGEEAIKKIAETNPHLVLIDICLAGEINGIEIVDIIQNHFQIPVLYLTEYSEDIQLNKRRLSEPFSYIFKPCAEKDLHFAVEMALFKHQMSKKYEEEKQRLTAIINSMGCAVVVTYANGSIQMMNPVAEALTGWRQDEAYGKDLAEVVTLIDKDMDEVIDNLANQAIQAGEILNLPDNCTLLAKDGKKVPIGDSVAPIRDLDGNVNGAVLVLQDISKRKQTEAQLLRNACHDALTALPNRVLFLDRLRQTIERSKRRNDYNFAVLFLDLDGFKGINDRFGHSIGDDFLVAIARRLESCLRSGDTVARFGGDEFAVLLEDIKDVTDATNVAKRIQESLSVPLNLHGHQITPTASIGIALSSGGYEEPQNLLRDADIAMYRAKRQGKARYGVF, encoded by the coding sequence ATGTTCGCCCACAAAATCCTAGTTGTTGAGGATGAAAAGATCCTAGCTTTAGATATAAGAAATAGTTTGCAGAAGCTAGGATATTTTGTTATAGAAATTACTACTTCTGGTGAAGAAGCTATCAAAAAGATAGCAGAGACAAATCCACATTTAGTATTAATTGATATCTGTTTAGCCGGGGAAATCAATGGTATTGAAATTGTGGATATCATTCAAAACCATTTCCAAATACCCGTTTTATATTTAACGGAGTATTCGGAAGATATTCAGTTAAATAAAAGGCGACTAAGTGAGCCTTTTAGCTATATTTTCAAACCATGTGCTGAAAAAGACTTACATTTCGCCGTTGAAATGGCTCTTTTCAAGCACCAAATGAGCAAAAAGTACGAGGAAGAAAAACAAAGACTGACAGCAATTATTAACAGCATGGGCTGTGCAGTCGTAGTAACATATGCTAACGGTAGTATCCAAATGATGAATCCAGTTGCAGAAGCGCTGACAGGTTGGAGACAAGATGAAGCGTATGGTAAAGATTTGGCAGAAGTTGTAACTTTAATTGACAAAGATATGGATGAAGTAATAGACAATTTAGCCAACCAGGCAATACAAGCAGGTGAGATTTTAAATCTACCAGATAACTGTACTCTGCTGGCTAAGGACGGTAAAAAAGTACCTATTGGTGATTCTGTAGCACCGATTCGGGATCTAGATGGTAACGTCAATGGTGCGGTTTTAGTTCTTCAAGATATTAGTAAACGCAAACAAACCGAGGCACAACTGCTACGCAATGCCTGTCATGATGCACTAACAGCGTTACCTAATCGAGTTTTGTTTCTCGATCGTCTTAGGCAAACAATTGAACGTAGCAAACGCCGGAATGATTATAATTTTGCAGTTTTATTCTTAGATTTAGATGGTTTTAAAGGAATTAACGATCGCTTTGGACACTCAATCGGAGATGATTTTTTAGTAGCGATCGCTCGTCGGTTAGAATCATGTTTACGCAGTGGTGATACTGTGGCTCGATTTGGTGGTGATGAGTTTGCCGTACTCTTGGAAGATATTAAGGACGTGACAGACGCTACCAATGTAGCTAAACGCATTCAAGAGTCTTTAAGCGTGCCACTTAACCTTCACGGACATCAAATAACTCCCACTGCTAGCATCGGAATTGCTTTGAGTAGCGGTGGTTATGAAGAGCCACAAAACCTGCTGAGGGATGCTGATATTGCTATGTATCGTGCGAAGCGTCAAGGAAAAGCTCGTTATGGTGTATTTTGA
- a CDS encoding dihydroneopterin aldolase, with translation MDCIHLTGIRAYGYTGFLPEEQVLGQWFEVDVRLWLDLSQSAKTDAIADTIDYRSVISLVQNLVKTSKFALVEKLAGTIADSILQQCDRVSQIQVILSKPAAPIPDFGGKISIELTRAKIDL, from the coding sequence ATGGACTGCATTCATTTAACGGGAATTCGCGCCTATGGCTACACGGGGTTCTTACCAGAAGAACAGGTTCTAGGACAATGGTTTGAGGTCGATGTAAGATTGTGGCTCGATCTTTCTCAGTCTGCCAAAACTGATGCGATCGCAGACACGATAGATTACCGTAGTGTGATTAGCTTGGTGCAAAATCTCGTGAAGACATCCAAGTTTGCTTTAGTAGAGAAGTTAGCTGGTACAATTGCAGATTCTATTCTCCAACAATGCGATCGCGTTTCCCAAATCCAAGTCATTCTCAGCAAACCCGCCGCACCTATTCCAGACTTTGGCGGCAAAATTAGCATTGAATTGACGCGAGCTAAGATTGATTTGTAA
- a CDS encoding 2-succinyl-6-hydroxy-2,4-cyclohexadiene-1-carboxylic acid synthase/2-oxoglutarate decarboxylase, with product MPIAYSNVNQLWAYILTETLKRLGLSCAVICPGSRSTPLTVAFAQQTPDIEAISILDERSAAFFALGQAKASGRPVVLVCTSGTAGANFYPAVIEARESRVPLLVLTADRPPELRDCHSGQTIDQLKLYGTYPNWQTELALPSPDMEMLAYLRQTIIHAWEKSQTPTKGPVHLNLPLRDPLAPIPDGTDFSYLESQFHPEEFFAAVTNSIPFPIPHSPFSIPPEWQQCDRGIIIAGVAQPQQPQEYCRAIAQLSQTLKWPVLAEGLSPVRNYADLNPYLISTYDQILRNPQLAKQLAPEMVIQVGEMPTSKELRTWITNTQPRRWVIDPSDQNLDPLHGRTIHLRMSIEDLGTGEGDKGKKSSSSLPDYLQLWCTAETQVREAVDQALGTMEELFEGKAAWLLSQNLPPGTPLFIANSMPVRDVEFFWKPNNLGVRSHFNRGANGIDGTLSTALGIAHRHQSSVMLTGDLALLHDTNGFLIRNIFVGHLTILLINNNGGGIFEMLPIAKFDPPFEEFFGTPQDIDFAQLCATYGVEYELITSWQQLQQKLNPLPTQGIRVLELQTNRKNDAKWRQDNLKNFAADIAIIIP from the coding sequence ATGCCGATCGCCTACAGTAATGTTAATCAACTTTGGGCTTATATCTTGACGGAAACGCTAAAGCGCCTAGGGTTGAGTTGCGCTGTCATTTGTCCGGGTTCTCGTTCTACACCTCTAACAGTGGCCTTTGCCCAGCAAACGCCCGATATTGAAGCAATTTCAATTCTTGATGAACGTTCCGCCGCTTTTTTTGCTTTAGGACAAGCAAAGGCTAGCGGTCGTCCTGTAGTACTTGTTTGCACATCTGGTACAGCTGGCGCAAACTTTTATCCAGCGGTTATTGAAGCTAGAGAAAGTCGCGTACCTCTATTGGTGTTAACTGCCGATAGACCACCAGAATTAAGAGATTGTCATTCTGGGCAAACGATAGATCAGTTGAAATTATATGGCACTTACCCAAACTGGCAAACAGAATTAGCTTTACCCTCCCCAGATATGGAGATGCTAGCTTATCTGCGACAAACAATAATCCACGCCTGGGAAAAATCGCAAACCCCTACCAAAGGGCCAGTACATCTAAATCTTCCCTTGCGTGACCCTCTAGCACCCATCCCCGATGGAACTGATTTCAGCTATTTGGAATCGCAGTTTCACCCAGAAGAATTTTTTGCAGCAGTTACAAACTCTATCCCATTCCCCATTCCCCATTCCCCATTCTCCATTCCTCCAGAATGGCAACAATGCGATCGCGGAATTATTATCGCTGGTGTTGCTCAACCACAACAACCCCAGGAGTATTGTAGAGCGATCGCGCAACTTTCCCAAACTTTGAAATGGCCTGTCCTAGCCGAAGGACTCTCCCCAGTCAGAAATTACGCCGACCTCAACCCCTATTTAATTTCTACCTACGATCAGATTTTGCGAAATCCCCAACTCGCAAAACAGCTAGCACCTGAAATGGTAATTCAAGTAGGAGAAATGCCCACCAGTAAAGAACTGCGTACTTGGATTACTAATACACAACCGCGACGTTGGGTAATCGACCCTAGCGACCAAAACCTCGATCCTTTGCATGGGAGGACGATTCATTTGCGGATGAGTATTGAAGATTTGGGGACAGGGGAAGGGGACAAGGGGAAAAAATCTTCCTCATCTCTCCCTGATTACTTGCAACTGTGGTGTACAGCAGAAACGCAAGTTAGGGAAGCTGTTGACCAAGCCTTGGGGACAATGGAAGAGTTATTTGAAGGTAAAGCCGCTTGGTTACTTTCACAAAATTTACCACCAGGAACACCGTTATTTATCGCCAACAGTATGCCCGTGCGGGATGTAGAATTTTTCTGGAAACCGAATAATTTAGGAGTGCGATCGCATTTTAACCGAGGTGCAAATGGCATTGATGGCACATTATCCACAGCTTTAGGAATTGCCCATCGCCATCAAAGTAGTGTAATGTTAACCGGAGATTTAGCTTTATTGCATGACACCAACGGTTTTTTAATCCGCAATATATTTGTTGGACATCTGACAATTTTGTTAATTAACAACAATGGTGGCGGTATTTTTGAAATGCTACCCATTGCCAAATTCGACCCCCCATTTGAAGAGTTTTTTGGCACACCCCAGGATATTGATTTTGCCCAATTGTGCGCCACTTATGGTGTAGAGTATGAATTAATTACTTCTTGGCAGCAGTTACAACAAAAATTAAACCCGCTTCCAACTCAGGGGATTCGGGTTTTAGAATTGCAAACAAATCGTAAAAATGATGCCAAGTGGCGACAGGATAATTTGAAAAATTTTGCAGCAGATATTGCAATAATAATTCCGTAG
- a CDS encoding naphthoate synthase: protein MQINWQTAKTYEDILYQKTDGIAKITINRPHKRNAFRPKTIFELYDAFCDAREDTTIGVVLFTGAGPHTDGKYAFCAGGDQSVRGHAGYVDDAGIPRLNVLDLQRLIRSMPKVVIALVAGYAIGGGHVLHLICDLTIAADNAIFGQTGPKVGSFDGGFGASYLARVVGQKKAREIWFLCRQYNAQQALDMGLVNTVVPVEQLEAEGIQWAQEILEKSPIAIRCLKAAFNADCDGQAGLQELAGNATLLYYMTEEGSEGKQAFLEKRPPNFRDFPWLP from the coding sequence ATGCAAATTAACTGGCAAACTGCCAAAACCTACGAAGATATTTTGTATCAAAAAACGGATGGTATTGCGAAAATTACCATCAATCGTCCTCATAAACGCAATGCTTTCCGCCCCAAAACTATATTTGAACTATACGATGCTTTTTGTGATGCCCGCGAGGATACGACAATTGGAGTAGTTTTATTTACGGGAGCAGGCCCGCACACTGATGGTAAATATGCTTTTTGTGCTGGTGGCGATCAAAGTGTTCGGGGACACGCGGGTTATGTGGATGATGCTGGTATTCCCCGCTTAAACGTACTGGACTTACAACGCCTGATTCGTTCCATGCCAAAAGTAGTTATTGCCTTGGTAGCAGGATATGCGATCGGTGGTGGACACGTCTTACACTTAATTTGTGACCTGACAATTGCTGCCGATAACGCCATTTTTGGGCAGACTGGCCCCAAAGTTGGGAGTTTTGATGGTGGCTTTGGCGCTAGCTACCTCGCCCGTGTTGTGGGACAAAAAAAAGCGCGAGAAATTTGGTTTCTCTGTCGTCAATATAATGCCCAACAAGCCCTAGACATGGGTTTAGTTAATACTGTTGTGCCAGTGGAACAATTAGAAGCCGAAGGTATTCAATGGGCACAAGAAATTTTAGAAAAAAGCCCGATCGCAATTCGTTGTCTCAAAGCAGCATTCAACGCTGATTGTGATGGACAAGCTGGTTTACAAGAACTAGCTGGAAATGCCACCCTACTGTATTACATGACAGAAGAAGGTTCTGAAGGTAAACAAGCCTTTTTAGAAAAGCGCCCACCAAATTTTCGCGACTTTCCTTGGCTACCTTAG
- a CDS encoding phage shock protein A, PspA codes for MEVMKRILRVFRANLNSLLGSAEDPEKILEQTVLEMQENLMQLRRGVAQAIAIQKRTERQARAAESTAEEWYRRAQLALQQGNETLAREALTKRRVYQETAKALSNQKSEQTDLVEKLKQDMRTLELKISEAKTKKDLYIARARSAEASARLQEMLSGVSSTSTLNVFERMEEKVLQIEAQSEAIAQLGGDDLQKKFAALESTNDIDAELATMKHQVLDEPNNTQLEQQLPKSQDPE; via the coding sequence ATGGAAGTGATGAAGCGTATCCTACGAGTGTTTCGGGCTAACCTTAATAGTTTGCTCGGCAGTGCGGAAGATCCAGAAAAGATTTTGGAACAAACCGTTTTGGAGATGCAGGAAAATTTAATGCAACTACGACGGGGGGTAGCACAAGCGATCGCGATCCAAAAACGTACCGAACGCCAAGCAAGGGCTGCTGAGTCTACAGCCGAAGAATGGTATCGCCGCGCCCAACTAGCACTGCAACAAGGTAACGAAACGCTAGCACGGGAAGCACTCACCAAACGTCGAGTTTACCAAGAAACGGCTAAAGCTCTTTCTAACCAAAAGTCAGAGCAAACCGATTTGGTTGAGAAACTCAAGCAGGATATGCGCACCCTGGAGTTAAAAATTTCGGAGGCGAAAACTAAAAAAGATCTCTATATTGCCCGCGCCCGTTCGGCGGAAGCATCTGCTAGACTCCAGGAAATGCTCAGTGGAGTTTCTTCTACTAGCACCTTAAATGTCTTTGAGCGCATGGAAGAAAAAGTCTTGCAGATAGAGGCTCAATCAGAAGCCATAGCTCAACTGGGTGGTGATGACTTGCAAAAAAAATTTGCTGCTTTGGAATCTACAAATGATATTGATGCCGAACTAGCAACGATGAAACATCAAGTTTTAGATGAGCCAAATAACACACAACTAGAACAACAGTTACCTAAAAGTCAAGACCCTGAATGA